A genomic window from Vitis riparia cultivar Riparia Gloire de Montpellier isolate 1030 chromosome 18, EGFV_Vit.rip_1.0, whole genome shotgun sequence includes:
- the LOC117906486 gene encoding vacuolar protein sorting-associated protein 9A-like yields the protein MENADPFASSTAPLTWHDFLERMRQPSAADFVKAIKSFIVSFSNNAPDPERDSAAVQEFLVNMEMAFRAHPLWAGCSEEELESAGEGLEKYVMTKLYTRVFASVPDDAKLDEQLFEKISLVQQFIRPEQLDIKTTFQNETSWLLAQKELQKINMYKAPRDKLVCILNCCKVINNLLLNASIASNEDPPGADEFLPVLIYVTLKANPPQLHSNLLYILRYRRQSRMVAEAAYFFTNILSAESFISNINAESLSMDEREFEMNMESARALLSGLSSDLDGVLKEPQQKSLYSTKEKDPSIGSDLSLLSSEATSGAKLEPHAKDQLITKVPSISDLENKGAAMLLKEDQASLAFREYPYLYANVGDLTVNDVEDLLNHYKQLVFKHVCLSKGLGVPAPPLPLSISQTQAEKHAETMKDSVDTRAAEVKDSTLKDIGSTNDVSNQVSLFEVETSESKLPQEEAVEPQ from the exons TTTTATCGTGTCATTCTCAAACAATGCACCAGATCCTGAACGGGACAGTGCTGCTGTGCAAGAGTTTCTTGTGAACATGGAAATGGCTTTCAGGGCTCATCCGCTTTGGGCTGGTTGCTCTGAGGAGGAGCTGGAGAGTGCTGGTGAA GGGTTGGAGAAGTATGTCATGACAAAGTTATATACTCGCGTATTTGCTTCGGTCCCAGATGATGCAAAGTTAGATGAACAACTTTTTGAGAAGATCAGTTTAGTTCAACAGTTCATTCGTCCAGaacaattggatattaaaacaACCTTTCAAAATGAAACATCATGGCTG CTTGCACAGAAAGAGCTGCAAAAGATCAATATGTACAAGGCTCCAAGAGATAAACTTGTCTGTATTCTCAATTGTTGCAAGGTCATCAATAATTTGTTGCTTAATGCTTCTATTGCTTCGAATGAGGATCCTCCTGGAGCTGATGAGTTTCTTCCTGTCCTAATTTATGTTACCTTAAAG GCAAACCCTCCACAACTGCACTCAAATTTGTTGTATATACTACGGTACAGGCGTCAATCCAGAATGGTTGCAGAAGCAGCTTACTTTTTCACAAACATACTCTCTGcagagtcattcatctcaaaCATCAATGCAGAATCCCTTTCAATGGATGAAAGAGAGTTTGAAATGAACATGGAATCTGCTCGAGCACTTCTATCTGGCCTCTCATCTGATTTGGATGGTGTGTTGAAGGAACCTCAACAAAAATCTTTGTACTCTACGAAGGAAAAGGACCCTTCAATAGGATCTGATCTATCATTGCTATCATCTGAAGCAACATCTGGGGCAAAGTTGGAACCTCATGCAAAAGATCAGTTGATAACAAAAGTTCCATCCATTTCTGATTTGGAGAATAAAGGGGCAGCTATGCTTCTAAAAGAGGATCAGGCTAGCCTAGCCTTCCGGGAGTACCCATACTTGTATGCCAATGTTGGTGATCTAACAGTCAATGATGTAGAAGATCTACTAAATCATTATAAACAACTTGTTTTCAAGCATGTTTGCCTTTCCAAAGGATTGGGTGTCCCTGCTCCACCCCTTCCATTGTCCATTTCACAAACTCAAGCCGAAAAGCATGCTGAAACCATGAAGGACTCTGTAGACACCCGAGCTGCAGAAGTGAAGGACAGTACCCTTAAAGATATTGGTAGCACCAATGATGTTTCAAATCAAGTTTCACTTTTTGAAGTGGAAACCTCTGAATCCAAGTTACCACAAGAGGAAGCAGTTGAACCCCAATAA
- the LOC117907265 gene encoding uncharacterized protein LOC117907265 gives MRNQFNHPHLHHKSTFLPILCSRPCIKDVAIPNSASSSNDPLSPRVGCMGQVKRNNRVMGFPASHRFTATATATAAAKNANSVKYSKLKKFFSSKNLVATPGGSISGSRRELIVGGRRGSSKIDCHEDENYASVINVEDLDPPLPVIKRVQQRGDGGDSESLWKRRSGGVALKTLQLQPLHLPPHSLQPNSV, from the coding sequence atgaGAAACCAGTTCAATCATCCTCATCTCCATCACAAATCCACATTCTTGCCAATCTTATGTTCTAGGCCATGCATCAAAGATGTCGCCATTCCCAACTCCGCTTCATCCTCCAACGACCCTTTGTCCCCAAGAGTGGGTTGCATGGGCCAGGTCAAGAGAAACAACAGAGTGATGGGCTTCCCGGCTTCCCACAGGTTCACCGCCACTGCCACCGCCACCGCCGCCGCCAAGAACGCCAACAGTGTCAAATATTCCAAGCTCAAGAAGTTCTTCTCCAGCAAAAATCTCGTCGCCACTCCTGGCGGCAGTATCAGTGGCAGTAGAAGAGAGCTGATTGTGGGTGGGCGTCGTGGGTCGTCCAAGATTGATTGCCATGAAGATGAGAATTATGCGAGCGTCATCAACGTTGAGGATTTGGACCCACCTTTGCCGGTGATCAAGCGGGTGCAACAACGTGGAGATGGAGGAGATTCAGAAAGTCTTTGGAAGAGGAGGTCTGGTGGGGTTGCTTTGAAGACTTTGCAGCTCCAACCCCTTCATCTTCCTCCCCATTCTCTTCAACCCAACTCTGTCTGA
- the LOC117907137 gene encoding histone acetyltransferase of the MYST family 2, producing the protein MGSIDAPTFTQNGSDATVAADGPPPPVPDSIIMTMEKTLEADSSRKRRFGMLPLEVGTRVMCRWRDGKYHPVKVIERRKMHIGGVNDYEYYVHYTEFNRRLDEWVKLEQLDLESVEAVVDEKVEDKVTSLKMTRHQKRKIDETHVEGHEELDAASLREHEEFTKVKNIATIELGRYEIETWYFSPFPPEYNDSLKLYFCEFCLNFMKRKEQLQRHMRKCDLKHPPGDEIYRSGTLSMFEVDGKKNKVYGQNLCYLAKLFLDHKTLYYDVDLFLFYVLCECDDRGCHMVGYFSKEKHSEESYNLACILTLPPYQRKGYGKFLIAFSYELSKKEGKVGTPERPLSDLGLLSYRGYWTRVLLDILKKHKGNISIKELSDMTAIKAEDILTTLQSLELIQYRKGQHVICADPKVLDRHLKAAGRGGLEVDVSKLIWTPYKEQG; encoded by the exons ATGGGTTCGATAGACGCACCGACGTTTACACAGAACGGCTCGGACGCAACTGTCGCCGCCGATGGACCACCTCCGCCTGTACCTGATTCCATCATAATGACAATGGAAAAGACACTAGAGGCTGACTCATCCAGGAAGAGGAGGTTCGGTATGCTTCCTCTGGAGGTGGGCACTCGCGTCATGTGCCGTTGGAGGGACGGAAAATATCATCCCGTCAAGGTCATTGAACGCCGGAAAATGCATATCGGCGGTGTCAATGATTACGAGTATTATGTTCATTACACGGAAT TCAATAGGAGGCTTGATGAATGGGTTAAGCTTGAACAACTTGATCTTGAATCCGTAGAGGCTGTTGTTGATGAAAAGGTGGAGGACAAG GTAACTAGCTTGAAAATGACACGCCATCAGAAGCGTAAGATTGATGAGACACATGTAGAG gGCCATGAAGAGCTTGATGCTGCCAGCTTGCGTGAGCATGAAGAATTtacaaaagtgaaaaatatagCAACTATAGAACTTGGGAGATATGAAATCGAAACATGGTATTTCTCTCCCTTTCCACCAGAATACAATGACTCTCTGAAGCTGTACTTCTGTGAGTTTTGCCTCAATTTCATGAAGCGGAAAGAACAGCTTCAGAGGCATATG AGGAAATGTGATCTCAAGCATCCCCCTGGAGATGAGATATACCGAAGTGGCACATTATCAATGTTTGAG GTTGATGGCAAAAAGAACAAGGTTTATGGGCAGAACCTCTGTTATTTGGCAAAATTGTTTCTTGATCACAAGACCCTCTATTATGACGTCGACCTGTTTCTATTTTATGTGCTGTGTGAATGTGATGATCGTGGATGCCACATGGTCGGATATTTTTCTAAG GAAAAGCATTCAGAGGAATCCTATAATTTAGCCTGCATTCTCACCCTTCCTCCATATCAAAGGAAAGGTTACGGGAAATTCCTAATTGCATTCT CATATGAACTTTCCAAGAAAGAAGGCAAAGTCGGTACACCTGAAAGACCCCTTTCTGACTTAGGGCTGTTGAGCTATCGGGGATACTGGACCCGCGTCCTTCTAGACATCTTGAAAAAACACAAGGGCAATATTTCTATCAAG GAGCTCAGTGACATGACAGCCATTAAGGCAGAGGATATATTGACTACTCTTCAAAGCCTAGAATTGATTCAGTACCGGAAAGGCCAGCATGTCATCTGTGCTGATCCCAAGGTCTTAGATCGGCATCTGAAAGCTGCTGGCCGGGGTGGTTTAGAGGTTGATGTCAGCAAATTGATCTGGACTCCTTACAAAGAACAAGGTTGA